Proteins from a genomic interval of Watersipora subatra chromosome 10, tzWatSuba1.1, whole genome shotgun sequence:
- the LOC137407194 gene encoding low-density lipoprotein receptor-related protein 2-like yields the protein MPTYLTPDDFQSTCSPDEFACGGGGCIYGSWQCDGWYDCSDRSDELDCGGVAEFSCPYDTYTCEGAVSASHCLDPEKVCDEVEDCPNGDDEGYRCTEDLCDADNGGCSDKCKPSPHGAWCYCDDGYQVTPDDPKQCVDIDECAEDKCSQYCSNFEGSYSCDCDSNYVNIVGSCYERQELWTVMFIAHQTSLWSIDMSDLTADAESIDLPSDVYVNAVDGNSHTEILYYTELLSRSIRSVKFNGSDHKVLFGMGIGTPEDLAVDWVSNLIYWTDYTFETITVGSLDGGYRSVLFGNNITNPRSIVLENSPSVQSIWWTDWGSHPRVERANQDGSGRITILSDKLYWPNGLAIDQYKKRLYVMDSRLDFIDYCDYDGKNRIRVLSNVDTIDHPWHLDMFEDNLFWTDYRRQSIEMCSKTDCAKGQRYATAGDGLRNLAIVSQGKQKLYANPCASANCAHICLPSQRAEGYVCRCSTGYTVNPSDETKCDESAEDFIMFSRGTTILGQPFNSSEEHFDAFAPIIVNQTSYTMFDYDSRDNFIYWVEENHTRRAHLNGSGTEDFLPHLTSGPEAFVIDWLARNIYYADW from the exons ATGCCGACTTATCTCACACCTGATGATTTTCAGA GCACATGCTCTCCTGACGAGTTTGCCTGTGGTGGTGGTGGATGTATATATGGCTCCTGGCAGTGCGACGGTTGGTATGACTGCAGTGATCGCTCAGATGAACTCGACTGTGGAGGTGTTGCAGAATTCTCCTGCCCGTATGACACCTATACTTGTGAAGGGGCGGTTTCTGCATCA CACTGTCTCGATCCTGAAAAAGTGTGTGATGAGGTTGAAGATTGTCCAAATGGTGATGACGAAGGTTACCGTTGCA CTGAAGATTTGTGTGACGCTGACAATGGGGGCTGCAGTGACAAGTGCAAGCCAAGTCCTCATGGCGCTTGGTGTTACTGCGATGACGGTTACCAGGTTACTCCTGATGACCCCAAA CAATGTGTGGACATAGACGAGTGTGCTGAAGATAAGTGCAGCCAGTACTGCTCAAACTTTGAAGGATCTTATAGCTGTGACTGTGACTCCAACTACGTGAATATTGTTGGATCCTGCTACGAACGAC AGGAGTTATGGACCGTAATGTTTATTGCTCACCAGACCTCATTGTGGTCTATAGACATGTCTGACTTGACGGCTGACGCAGAATCTATAGACCTTCCTTCAGATGTTTATGTCAATGCTGTCGATGGCAACTCACACACAGAGATTTTGTATTATACAGAGCTGTTAAGTAGAAGCATTCGTTCAGTAAAGTTCAATGGATCTGATCACAAAGTg CTATTCGGGATGGGCATTGGTACGCCCGAAGACTTGGCGGTAGACTGGGTGTCAAACCTCATATACTGGACAGATTACACATTTGAGACTATAACCGTTGGCAGCTTGGATGGTGGCTACAGATCTGTTCTCTTTGGCAACAACATCACAAACCCACGCAGCATCGTTTTAGAGAACTCTCCCAG CGTGCAATCCATCTGGTGGACAGATTGGGGATCACATCCTCGTGTTGAAAGAGCTAATCAAGATGGCTCTGGTCGTATCACAATTCTATCGGACAAACTTTATTGGCCAAATGGTCTAGCTATCGACCAGTACAAGAAGCGACTTTATGTCATGGACAGCAGGCTCGACTTCATCGATTACTGTGACTATGATGGGAAAAATCGGATTCGTGTCCTCTCAAATGTTGAT ACAATAGATCATCCATGGCACCTTGACATGTTTGAGGACAACCTCTTCTGGACAGACTATCGGAGGCAGTCAATTGAGATGTGCAGTAAAACCGACTGTGCAAAGGGACAGAGATACGCAACAGCTGGAGATGGTCTCAGAAACTTGGCTATCGTTTCTCAAGGAAAACAGAAGCTAT ACGCGAACCCATGTGCTTCTGCGAATTGTGCGCACATCTGCCTACCATCTCAACGAGCAGAAGGCTATGTATGTAGATGCAGCACTGGCTATACTGTTAATCCTTCAGATGAAACAAAATGTGATGAAT CTGCTGAAGACTTCATAATGTTCAGTAGAGGAACTACGATTCTTGGACAACCTTTCAACAGCTCTGAAGAGCACTTCGATGCCTTTGCACCAATCATAGTCAATCAGACAAGTTATACCATGTTTGACTATGATTCTCGGGATAACTTTATTTACTGGGTTGAG GAAAACCACACTAGACGAGCACATCTAAATGGAAGTGGCACAGAGGACTTTTTACCTCACTTGACATCAGGTCCTGAGGCTTTTGTTATTGATTGGCTGGCTAGAAACATCTACTATGCCGACTGGTAA